The DNA segment AAAGGCGAAGTTTTAGCAGCTATCAGCTCACAAAAGCAAAGTTTTTCAGGGGTAAAAGTGGAGTATATTGGCACCTTGGATTATATCTTGTGTGCAAACCAAGACTATATCAACAAGTACTTCAAAGGCGGCTTAACCATTGAAAACTTAAATAAAGCGCCATGTATTGATTACGACCAAAGAGATAAGATGCACAGTGACTATTTGAAAAAACACTTTGCCATTGAACAAGCCATTTACCCTTGTCATCGTATTCGATCTTCTGAAGTTGTGGTTACCATGGCGCTGGCAGGACTTGCCTACGCCTTGATCCCTACAACCCAAGCTGATGAACATTTGGCCAGTGGCGCGTTGATAAATTTAGCACCCGACAAGCACTTGAAAATGCCACTTTACTGGCACAGCTGGGCGTTAGAGCGCGGTGTGCAAAAATTAATTACCAAAACCATCGGCGACTATGGTCGCAGCCACTTCAACCAATGTGAAAAATACCTTGATGCGAACCGGAAAACGATTAACTCAAATCAATAGGATGATCACCAACAACTACCAAAATATTTGGGATTGTTGTTGCGATCATGGCTTGTTAGGTATTGAACTGTTAAAACGAAAAGCGGCAAATACAATACACTTTGCTGATATATCAGCACCGTTGATTGATAAATTGGAGCTGCAATTACAAAAGTTTTTCAGTGATGATGGTTATGTTAACCACTGGCAAGTACACACTATTGATGTTGCTAAAATCCCATTGCGTTCAGGTAAAAACAACAAACAGCAAAAAGCTGAGCAATTAATTATTATTGCCGGTGTTGGCGGAGATTTGTTAATTGAACTTGTCCAAAGCATTATTCAGGCAAACCCGCATAGCGCATTGGAATTCATTTTATGCCCAGTGCATCACAACTATAAAGTACGAGCCGCCTTGAACGAATTAAACTGTCGATTAATCAATGAGAGCATTGTTAAAGAAAATAACCGCTTTTATGAGATAATCCACATAACAACAAGCACTAATAAAACCACGTTGCCAATATCTAATGTGGGTTCAATAATGTGGGACTTTAGTAATGATGAACATCAACAATACTTACAACAAAGAATAAATCATTACTCGCGAATGTTAAAAAGCACTAACATTGATGCTCAACGTATAATTGACGCCTATAACAAGTTATCAAGATGAAAAATACAAACAAAATAATAGATAAAAATACCGAGAAACAGCTGGTAAGGCTACTCACCGAGGT comes from the Thalassotalea nanhaiensis genome and includes:
- a CDS encoding tRNA (adenine(22)-N(1))-methyltransferase, with the translated sequence MRTGKRLTQINRMITNNYQNIWDCCCDHGLLGIELLKRKAANTIHFADISAPLIDKLELQLQKFFSDDGYVNHWQVHTIDVAKIPLRSGKNNKQQKAEQLIIIAGVGGDLLIELVQSIIQANPHSALEFILCPVHHNYKVRAALNELNCRLINESIVKENNRFYEIIHITTSTNKTTLPISNVGSIMWDFSNDEHQQYLQQRINHYSRMLKSTNIDAQRIIDAYNKLSR
- a CDS encoding LysR family transcriptional regulator ArgP, whose protein sequence is MRPLDYKLIHALDTVLTEQSFESAALALNITQSAISQRIKQLEQLVAKPVLIRSQPLQATTTGQKLLAHFRKVRQLEYDLAGDIMPDSAPSSIPISIAVNADTLASWFIEALTPLLKTQPIELNIQVTNEVDTQKLLKKGEVLAAISSQKQSFSGVKVEYIGTLDYILCANQDYINKYFKGGLTIENLNKAPCIDYDQRDKMHSDYLKKHFAIEQAIYPCHRIRSSEVVVTMALAGLAYALIPTTQADEHLASGALINLAPDKHLKMPLYWHSWALERGVQKLITKTIGDYGRSHFNQCEKYLDANRKTINSNQ